The Sesamum indicum cultivar Zhongzhi No. 13 linkage group LG6, S_indicum_v1.0, whole genome shotgun sequence genomic interval CGTTGGAAGGGGATCGACGTGCTAATCTTCAATACCTGGCATTGGTGGAACCGTCGAGGGGCTACACAACCGTAAGTACTACGCtgacatatattttaaagataattattcGTAATTAGTTAACAATAATTACCTTAGTTTACGTAATCTCTcatcattgtcaaattatagaaattatctctatttttttaataattcaataatatccGTGTATACAAAACATCATCGTAggcattaaattattaatgtttttgtgCAGATGGGATTATATAGAGGTAGGAGGGCGGCTATACAAAGACATGGACCGGGTTGTCGCCTTTGAGAAAGCACTAACTACATGGGCCAAATGGGTGGACACTAACGTTGATCCCACCAACACCAAGGTTTTCTTTCAAGGGATTTCTCCATCACATTACAAGTCAGTTCTCTTCAACTAATGCCCCTCACAATGAAATTAGAGTTTGAAAACCGGTCGGTTCGGTCTGCATCCAGTCTTGTCGATCGAACAAAAACTATAACGACCAGACACATTGGGCCcaacatacaatattttaaaggCTAAATTACAATGACATCTCATGAGATttcacataattatgaatattttctcgttatttagaaaattattaatatcttttgattttaatggttgtctaacaattagcccaaatcgttaggttttcatctatttttatggtgaattgatcaaaattttcttatgaactaaaaattagaactttatttatttttaaaaaaaaattatggattaagtggataattttttttataattcttaaaattttttcatccattcatttaatttttttatatgttttttaattcaaaaaagaataaaaaaatacagtaaagataaagttgatattttcatacctccatctaataattacataattttatcaaatatcaagggggatttataatttttcaaacaacgagagagTATTCATAATATGTCAAACTTTAAAAAGAATCGTTGTAAGTTATCCTATTTTAAAACCCAACTCGAATCttgattaaaaagaaaaaagaaaagatccaGCTCGATTTCAAATTTGTTGGATTGGGTTAGATCAGACcgcttaatttttaaaattattgatgtatttaattattatatacaatttatatcttgcaaaatatttaaatagtgGGAGCACGTGGAACGAACCGAGAGCGAAATCGTGCGTGGGGCAGAGGGAGCCGGTGGCAGGGTCGACGTACCCAGGGGGATTGCCCCCTGCTCTAGCAGTTTTGAAGAAAGTGTTGAGCAGAATGAAGAAGCATGTGGAGTTGCTAGACATAACAAATCTTTCACTGCTGAGGAAAGACGGGCACCCTTCTGTGTATGGGCTGGGAGGGATGGACTGCAGCCATTGGTGCCTGCCGGGAGTCCCTGATACTTGGAATCTAATTCTTTACAATCGACTAGTGCTATTGCTCAATTGATTTTGTGACTAGCAAATGCAAAAATTCAAAGGtcaagaaatataaatgtagTTTTTGAGAAAAAGGGAACTTATTAAGTGTTAAATAAACATTAGTTCCGTCTGTATTTGGGAGTGTTTGTAAAAGATACTATTATTTTGAGAGATGAACTATAGGGAGAGTTTTGTAGATCAAGGTTTCTCataatgtgtgtgtattttcCATATTTTGGTATACCGTATAATTTGTGAGATAtacttcaaaattaaattaaattaaatccttGTAACCAACACAAGAATAGGTAAACAATTAGTGCATAAtagttccaaaaaaaaaaaagcgacATCTTTTCATCGATAATTTAAACAAAGaaatatgatcaaataaaattataaacatacCACAAGAAAAGTATATTGTTTGCAGATCAAGGTTTTTCTCTCCTTACTTTTTTCGCATTTCATTTTCctcacaaatttatatatatatatatatatatatttaataaactcacaaatataatttatatgtgtTTCTCACTTTACCCcgtatttctttcttctcacaAACTTATTACTTTCTCCTCAACCACCacgtttgtttatttttgtatttttttgtaacttttaactttttttttttattgtttgccAGGACTGCATATGATAACGACTAAGCATATTCAGAAAGCAAACTCTAACAATATTCAAGTACAGATTATACACGCATATACATTGACAAGGAAGGAAGTATAGGTATAGTGCAAGAATGATGTGTAGTGAATGATGAGGCAAATGTAAAGCGTGCAACACTTTTCGTACAAGTATACTGTAAGATGAGAATGAAATCCAGGAAATGATGAGTTTAACCAATACGACAGTTAATGATGAGGAACATGATGAGCTCCCATTAATTAGGACAAGCTGGTGGGGGAATTAAAGTTGTCTTTCCCTCTAAGACATCATGAAATCCCAACACCATTACTTAGTTGTGCTCTAACCAAcactcttcctcctcctccctgNNNNNNNNNNctttttcctaattaattCATACAACTCTTCTCTTTCCTTAAATCCCATCTCACTTAAGAAGAATGGGACATGAATTCTTCACATTCACATacatttttctacttttcattttatggTTCCGACCGTCGTCCTGTATTGATGCAGGATGTGATTTCTTTCGAGGTAGTTGGGTATACGACGACTCGTACCCTTTATATAACGCTTCCATGTGCTCGTTTATCGAGAAACAGTTTGATTGTCTCGGGAATGGAAGGCCTGATGACGTCTACCTCAAGTACAGATGGAAGCCCAGCGGATGTGAACTGCCCAAGTACGCGACTATAGTtgatagtattgatttattataatttttaaatcatagtCGTAATATATACTGGAATATTATGGTGCAGGTTTAACGGGCAAGATTTGTTGAGGAGGTATCAAGGGAAGAAAATACTGTTTGTGGGAGACTCTCTGAGCCTGAACCAGTGGCAATCTCTTACATGCATGCTGCATGCAGCACTGCCCCAATCAAACTTCTCCTTGAGCAGGACCGGCAGCCTCTCCACATTTTATATGCCGGTACGCACGTAGTTGCTCCATATACTTGTGAAATTCATGATGACAAATAACCTGCAATATTCAGACATCAAAGTTAATTGAAGTACTCACGATTTTGCAGGAGTACAACATCTCATTGATGTTGTCTAGAAACGCGTTTCTGGTTGATCTGGTTCTTGATAAGAAATTAGGCAGAGTTCTGAAGCTGGACTCCATCCAAAATGGCGACTTTTGGAAAGGGTTTGATATGCTTATATTCAACACGTGGCACTGGTGGCTTCACAAAGGAAACCAGAAACCGtaagaatttattaattaatgtttcttcaaattattttaaaggatAATAACTCCGTACTCGGCTGAAATTTAgtgtttatatttaaactaaatgTGATTTGAAGATTTAAAATCTAGTAAATTGTTTACGTCTaacaaaattcaccaaatttggaCATATCAACAAAAACATTAGATGAGAATTCATACATAATcccgattgatttattaataacttattctttatatatcagaataaatattttataatcaaactTTACTTATAAGGATATCTCCTTTTATGCATGTACTAGCATGTGAAGATGCATAACTGTAGTTCggtcagaaaaatatttatccatGTAATAAGTCCATAATCAGTCGATCAGGAGAAAATATGGAttgtcttcaattttttttcctaacatcaataaattttgcgaatttttaatttagggagactaaatataattttttaaataacaaaaggtttatgtgtaattttatcaaattccaGGCAATCCAATTATCccttgttttaattaattagcaaagaatttgtgtttttttctcaaaaaaaaaaggggaaaattctaaatagaaattaatatcAGATGGGACTACATCCAACAAGGTGATAAAGTGTATGAAGACATGGATCGGTTGGTTGCATTCGGCGAAGGACTGAGAACTTGGTCCAAATGGGTGGATTCCAACGTTAATCCTGCCAAAACTAAGGTTTTCTTTCAGGGCATATCTCCTACTCATTACAAGTGAGTATACTTGTTCCTTTTCTGCCTatcatcattaatattatatattataacaattctttttttttttttggttgaatatgattattttttatttactcattaataaattaattaattgtcattttaacaactatgtatatattatggaaaaaaatattatttattcccatgtgatatgaaaaatgagcaaaaaaacctataaaaaatactctcttcaaataaaaaataattatgtagcccATAGAGGGCGAAGTGGATATTACTATTTcacttttgttgaattttttaaaaaaataaaaaaaatataaaaaggttTGAGgacaagtaaaataaataatctagagagaatattagttcataaaaatattttagaaaattataaaatacataaaaaattataatttataatttaaaaaaagcaTTTTGGTTAGTctatcacaaaaattggatgaaaacctaacggaaTGTGCACATTATTAGATGGACGCCAAAATcaagagggtatttgtaatttttcaaacaatgagaaggtatagttataatttaccctatcatttataaatacaacGACACTATACAATagcttatgatttttttttttctctacaTGTACAGTGGTACAGAATGGAATGCATCAAGGACAGGATCATGCAATGGAGAAACTCAACCAATCAGTGGGGGGGTGTACCCCGGAGGAACGCTGCCGGCAGTGGCAGTGGTGAAGGGGGTGCTGAGTAACATGACGACGGGGGTGCGGTTGCTGGACGTGACAACATTGTCGGAGTTAAGGAAAGACGGGCATCCATCAGTGTATGGAATCGGTGGGCAGAGGGGGAACGACTGCAGCCATTGGTGCCTTGCTGGTGTACCAGATACCTGGAATCAGTTGCTCTATGCAATTTTGGTTACTGATGCAAAATCAAAGATTTAAGTAATTTGATTCATGTTTAATTACCCTCTTATAACTGCATAAATATGCAATGGATTTTTCATTCTATACCTTGATCTCTCCttttacgaaattttaaaaatgaaccCATGTTCCCTTTAAAATGACATATGGaggcaaaaaattattacacttttGATCCCCATCGCTAATTGCCGTCAACTTTAACAATAgatcaattttcaactttgAGGGCATGTGAGTTTCATGTGTTGATCTACCGTACGTTAAAGTTAATGGCAGTTAGTGATGGGGACCAAGTGCGCAATGTTTTTGGccttattttttgtcattttttaacataatatgaagtaatttttaaaatcccATAAAACGATGGGTCTAGTATAGAATGGGCCTATTGTGTGgaactaaatttgaattattgcatgtatcaatgtaaataatttgagGGGCAAAATGGTATTTTTAATCCAATCGTATAGGGAGTGTTGCACTTTTACTCCCAACTGCTTTAAAGAGACAACAAAATAGATCCcacaattttaaaaagcaaTACTGCGCTATTCCCCTGTTTGAAATCCAGAAAGCTATTCCCCTTTTGCGCTTTTACTAAGAGAGTGAAAGATGATTAAGAGCGTTTTCCTGTCCTCAATGTAAGTAATTGGAAaccaaaattacactttttagTGGGTAGGATAACAAGTTTAagacttttaattttatttgtaatgagattttaaaatgatcttaattgattttaaattattataaaaatctagtaacataaagaaataaaaatattaagccTCTATTGTTATGAACTAAAAACGTAATTTTATCATGCCATGAACTAAAGGGAAATATGCAATTTAACATTCTGGGCtggataatttactttattttttaaaaaataaaaaaataatttattaattttttcatagaatATATtccttcattttatatattgaataaattgGATGTAACTTTGAACTAAATGTCggatgatttttgtaaatcaGCCCCTAGACTAGAGTTTGCTGGTTGCATAGTTTGCAACAGATTCCTCCTCACTGGAGCTctcctttctttcttcctcGAGCAGACCCCAACCCGGAACCTATAAAAATGGCAACTTTTCTCTCAACTCCCATCATTCTCTCTTCCAAGCCCTCCTCTTTTCTGCTCAATTTCCGAAACCCCACATCAAAAACCCTCTTCCTCCCCTCAAACTCACGCCCCAAAACCCCcattttgaagaaaagaatGCCTACACAAATTCAAGCGTCAACCCCTGATCTTGATCCGGGCTTGCTGCAACAAGCTGTTCAGCTGGTCCAATCATCGCCTCCCACTTGGCACTCTGCCCTCCTCAGCAACGCTGTGATCTTTCTGTTGGGCTCGCCAATTCTTGTTTCTGGGCTATCTCTGTCCGGCATTGCTGCTGCTTTCTTGCTTGGCACTCTTACTTGGCGTGCCTTTGGCCCTTCCGGGTTCCTTCTTGTTGCAACGTACTTTGTCATTGTGAGCCATAAATAagtctttcttcttcttcttcctcttttctaataaaaagAGATCATGTATGTGTTATAAGCATGCATCAATTTCTGATTGCAGTCTTGAACTAAGTAATTGACTTTTAGGGGTTTTGCAGTTACTGGAATTTGTAAAGTGAAAACTTGGTTTCAGTTCATTGAAATGTGCAGGAATTGGCCTTATGTAAATCTTTATGGTTTGAGTTTGaaagcaagagaaaaaaaaaagttgcatTTTTGGCTTGTTTGTTTCCTTCTGGGATTTGCTCTCACAATAGGGAGACGAGGGATTTAGCATTTTCAATGCTTTTATGCTAGAACTGAAAATTTTCCTGCTGTGTCTAAATTCATACTTCTCGGATGTGTTAATGGCTTAGAGCCAAGAAGTTGTGATTTTTGCATTTGACTATATAAACAttctatttgtttattaatgaCAAAAGTTGTCAAATTTCCTGAAGATCTGGATGGAAGAATTTTGCCGTCTGGCTAGTTAGAAATTTGATATAAGGAATGGATAATTTGCAGGGCACCGCAGCAACGAAAGTGAAAATGGCTCAAAAGGAGGCTCAAGGGGTTGCCGAGAAAAGGGAAGGAAGGAGAGGACCAGGAAGTGTGATTGGATCGAGTGCTGCCGGCTGTGTTTGTGCTCTCCTATCAATCTATGGTATTGGTGGAGAGGCATTTGCTCGGCTATGGGGACTTGGATTTGTTGCCAGTTTCTCTACTAAACTGAGTGATACTGTCTCAAGTGAGATAGGGAAAGCATATGGCAAAACAACGTCAGTATTACTCCTATGCTGTAGTTATCTCTTAGTTTAACTCGACTTAATTCAAGTTTtcctttgaaaaatttatagtaGTAAACAGTAGAAAGGATGAAAAAACTGGTTTCTATCTGGTGGCCTATTGCCCTATCTGAGCTTGTTTGTCTTTGTTGTTAATGtagaagtgatttttcttcattatagTTATCTAGTCACAACATTCAAGATAGTCCCCAGGGGGACTGAAGGGGCCGTCAGCGTTGAGGGAACTTTAGCTGGAGTTCTAGCTTCAATTCTTCTTGCTTCTATTGGTTGTCTTATGGGTCAGGTAACAACTGGACTTAAGTACTTGTCAGAGTGAAATTGATTATTCAGTTACTATATGGTGCTCGAATATCGTGCTTCTAACACCCCTTCAATGACATAAAAATgcctttaaaatttgaaaaatttggtGAGTTGAGTATAGATAAGGTGTGGCTCTTAAGAAAGATTGCCCGGGATGAATGACTGCTGATCATGTCATGTAAAATACACCAATGATATGAAATGTAAGGTTGTGATAGCTAATTTAAAGAAAGCGATGGGCATGAAAAGAGTAGGTTGCCTCGCAGAATTGCAAGAGCCATTTCACatgttatttgtttttttcgtTAAACTCTAAAGCTGCGACCAATGAAGAATTACGTCTGAAAACAGATTCATGTATCGGAAGTCATCATATGTGTGGTTGCTTCCCAGATTGCTAATGTTGGAGAGAGTATCATAGGTGCAGCActccaagaaaaagaaggatttCGATGGGTTAGTCATCATCTTTATCTCTGGATCCACTTCTCAAcaatcttttcaaattttatcgaTTCGAATGGAAGGATGTTATTTGAGTTGTTGGTTCACATTAGTATAATCTCTGCATCTTCCACCATGAAGCAAGCt includes:
- the LOC105165469 gene encoding protein trichome birefringence-like 41, with the protein product MSVGGVVVVIVGLLVIHQSNAEKSRCDVFQGSWVLVSESSSYPLYNSTSCPFIQKEFNCQKNGRPDHFYLNYTWQPHACNLSRFDGGELLRRYKGKSIMFVGDSLSRNQWQSLICMLYSSVPGANYYMETASAEVSTFTFTDFDVKVMLDHTVYLVDVVREAEGRILKLDSIQGCKRWKGIDVLIFNTWHWWNRRGATQPWDYIEVGGRLYKDMDRVVAFEKALTTWAKWVDTNVDPTNTKVFFQGISPSHYNGSTWNEPRAKSCVGQREPVAGSTYPGGLPPALAVLKKVLSRMKKHVELLDITNLSLLRKDGHPSVYGLGGMDCSHWCLPGVPDTWNLILYNRLVLLLN
- the LOC105165471 gene encoding protein trichome birefringence-like 43, with the protein product MGHEFFTFTYIFLLFILWFRPSSCIDAGCDFFRGSWVYDDSYPLYNASMCSFIEKQFDCLGNGRPDDVYLKYRWKPSGCELPKFNGQDLLRRYQGKKILFVGDSLSLNQWQSLTCMLHAALPQSNFSLSRTGSLSTFYMPEYNISLMLSRNAFLVDLVLDKKLGRVLKLDSIQNGDFWKGFDMLIFNTWHWWLHKGNQKPWDYIQQGDKVYEDMDRLVAFGEGLRTWSKWVDSNVNPAKTKVFFQGISPTHYNGTEWNASRTGSCNGETQPISGGVYPGGTLPAVAVVKGVLSNMTTGVRLLDVTTLSELRKDGHPSVYGIGGQRGNDCSHWCLAGVPDTWNQLLYAILVTDAKSKI
- the LOC105165472 gene encoding protein VTE6, chloroplastic isoform X1 codes for the protein MATFLSTPIILSSKPSSFLLNFRNPTSKTLFLPSNSRPKTPILKKRMPTQIQASTPDLDPGLLQQAVQLVQSSPPTWHSALLSNAVIFLLGSPILVSGLSLSGIAAAFLLGTLTWRAFGPSGFLLVATYFVIGTAATKVKMAQKEAQGVAEKREGRRGPGSVIGSSAAGCVCALLSIYGIGGEAFARLWGLGFVASFSTKLSDTVSSEIGKAYGKTTYLVTTFKIVPRGTEGAVSVEGTLAGVLASILLASIGCLMGQIANVGESIIGAALQEKEGFRWLNNDIVNVINISMGSILAVLMQQLILQSWRT
- the LOC105165472 gene encoding protein VTE6, chloroplastic isoform X2, translating into MATFLSTPIILSSKPSSFLLNFRNPTSKTLFLPSNSRPKTPILKKRMPTQIQASTPDLDPGLLQQAVQLVQSSPPTWHSALLSNAVIFLLGSPILVSGLSLSGIAAAFLLGTLTWRAFGPSGFLLVATYFVIGTAATKVKMAQKEAQGVAEKREGRRGPGSVIGSSAAGCVCALLSIYGIGGEAFARLWGLGFVASFSTKLSDTVSSEIGKAYGKTTYLVTTFKIVPRGTEGAVSVEGTLAGVLASILLASIGCLMGQIHVSEVIICVVASQIANVGESIIGAALQEKEGFRWLNNDIVNVINISMGSILAVLMQQLILQSWRT